TTAAGAAGTTGTCGGATTGGTTTACTATTGGTTTAAAACAATAAAGATAGGTCTTGTTGCTTTTGAAAACTGACCGTCGGATTTTGATGATACCTTTTTGATCCATCGGCTGTAAATAAAAACACTTTTGGGAGCGTTGAGGGTGAAATGGACGTGAAGTTAATGCACAGCTGTGTTCGGCTTTGGGAGCAAGACAGAAGCTTTCTCATCTCAGTCAGAGGAGGCAAACTAGgttaattttttggtttttctaatTCGTTTCCACTGTTCGATTGCCTGGTTTAATCCTTTCTTCGCCGTTTGTCTGTGTATTTCCTTGTTGCAGTTTTCATGGAGGAGCAGTGTTTGGTGACTGGGTTTGTGGTGACTGGGTTTGTGGACATGGAAGCCGGTGGGATTTCGTTGTTGACAAACAGCAGATGGGTCGTCTGGTTCCAGTTTCAGAGGGTATTACAGTAAAAGAGCTAGAAGCTTCTGTTTAAGCGAGTTTGGTAAGGATGAAACGTGTTGGGTAGCTATTCTTAGCTACTGGCCGCCTAGTAGCCATGATCTTGCAACAGGGCTTCGCACACCTCCAGTTCAGCTAACAAGTGATGGAGCTATCAAGTATTTTGTGCAGCACTTAAGGGTTAAAGGTTCGATGAATCTGTTCGTACGTTTCGAGCAGAAGAGTACAGCCTTTGATTCGAGCCAAGATGTTGATGACACTGGAATGGGCTTCGTGACGCCAGTCTCCTTACCTCCCAAGCGTGTTGCAACATCCATTTCTGGTGTTTCTAATGGAGTCCATGTTTCGACGGGTGCTTCTAAGGTTAAAGGTGTGAACTTTGTAGATGTGGAGTTCTTGAACGAGGTTGAGAGAGTTGAGTCTGAGTTTAACAGCGGACGTAAAAGTGGGGAAGCTGTTGGTAGGAGAGATTCTCGTGGTGGTGAGGGTAGCAATAACATGGGCAGAGTTGTTGATGGTGAAGTTTCCAGCGGAAGCAGTGAAGGGGAGGAGGATAGAGCTGAAAGAGTAATTGATGAGAGAGACGTTAGACCTAGAGGGTATGACAAAGACTTCTGGAAACCATTATTGGATTCTAACTACAAAGGGTCTAACGCTGTGAATGTCATCTACAACGAGGACGAGATTGTTGATGGGTTGACACGAGGTAGTGGAGGTCGACGTTACACCTGCACAACAAACGATGCATTCGAACATGTTGTTGAGTTAGGTGGTTCAAGCCGTGGCGTTAGGCTCCGTAAAGATGAAGACTTACGGAAGCAAAACCCGTGGCTCGGGGGTGTGGATGCTAATGGAAGAGTGGATAGGCTGCCACGTGCGTCCACAAGGAAGTTGGAAGAAGTGGATGACGAGGAGTTCGATATACCTCCCCTGTTTGATGATATAACGTACGCTGCAGCAGAGATACCGGACATGGACTTGGATGAGAGGGATGGGAGAATCTATGTTGGCAAGATTTTTGGAAACAAGGAAGATTGTCAGATTTATTTGGCTATATATGCTATTAAGAACCAGTTCCAGTTCAAGCAGACAAGAACCAAAGTTGATTCTTTTGTGGTTGAGTGCCCTGATAAACACTGTTATTGGCGGGTTACAGCTCACGAGATCAGGGTGTGCGGGTATTATGAGATAAGGAAAGCTCAACTAGAGCATCTATGCCCAATTGAGTCGAGACAGGGGTAGAGAAAAGCTACCTCTAAGGCTATTGCTGCTGTGTTCAAATCTAAATTTGGTGAGACTGGTAAAGGACCTAAGGCTACAGAGTTGCAAAAAATGGTGCTAGAAGATCTTAGAGTGACATCATCTTACATGAAGTGCTATCGTGCTAAGGAAAAAGCGGTCATGGGCGTTCATGGGTCAGAGGAAGACTCATACTTAAAGCTTCCAGAGTATTTACACATGTTAAAACTTGCTAATCCCTAGATTGTTGCTGATTTGGAGACTGAGGTTGATGATGATGGAGATGAGCGATTTCTTTATTTGTTCCTAGCCTTTGGGGCGTCAATTGCTGGCTTCAAACATCTACGTCGTGTGCTTGTGATAGATGGTACACACCTAGGAGGCAAGTACAAGGGAGTGTTGCTTACTGCTAGCGGTCAGGATGCAAATTTCCAAAtcttcccattggcttttgctGTTGTGGACAGTGAAGACACTGACGCTTGGATGTGGTTCCTCCAGAAGGTTGAACGGATATTAGCTGATTCTCCAACCCTGGCTATTATATCTGATTGTGCTACATCCATCTCCAATGCTGTTAAATGTGTATACCCATTAGCTCAACATGGTGCTTGCATTGTTCATTTGGCAAGGAACGTAAACTCCCGCTACTCAAGCAAACACTTGGCGAAAATGGTGACTGAAGCTGCAACTGCTTACAGGATAAGGGATTACAGGGATAAGTTCAGTAAAGTTCGAGCTACTAACAGTGCATGCGGTGTTTACTTGGGGAAGATAGGGTTTGGTCATTGGTCAAGGGCTAACTTTCGGGGGGAGCGTTACAATATTATGACTAGTAACATAGCTGAACAACTCAACAACGCTTTGGTGGAAGGAAGATCTTCACCCATTATGGAATTGGTAATCTTCATTCAAAGGATGATGACGAGGTGGTTCTCTGCGAGGAGAAAGAAAGCAGAGAAGCATAGGGGAGTAGTAAGCGTTGAGGTTGATAAAGAGATGACTAAGAACATGGCAACAATGAAGGGTAGCAAAGTAAACTCGGAATCTAACTGAACTTGCGAGATTGTGGGAAAGTTTGGGAGTAAGGAACGTGTGATGCTAGCTGAAAAGAAATGTGATTGCAAGTATTTTGATAGGATACAAATAACTTGTGGTCATGCTATGATTGCTGCAGACAGCTTGGGATTGACATATGAACCATTGGTGGGTCACTGGTACAAGACTACAACGTGGAGAGAGACATATGCTGGTTTAATCAGTCCAGAAGGGGATCCAAAGGATGTGGATGTTCCTGAAGACGTAAAGGAAGGTTGTGATGCCGCCGTTAACCTCAAGGCCGCCAGGTCGCCGTAGGAAGAACAGGATGGCCTCCACTGGTGAATTCCCGGTAATCAGTGGGATGGTTTGTTTGTTACGTTACCTTGTTTTTGTGTAATTCAACTGATGACTCTTGCTTGATAAACATAATACAGGTgcctaagaagaagaagctaattCCTAACAGATGTGGGAGATGCGGTGGAACATGGCACAACAGGACCCGTTGCACAGAACCTATATAGGAAGTTGAAGTATGGGTTCCTGAGGTGTTTTTTGCCTGACTCAAATGTGGGATTGGTGCCTCCATTTCAaaccaagaaaaacaaaacaattggTTATTTTGCGgattagttttttaattatggaATCTGAGGAATGTGGGATTGGCACACCCATTTCAAACCAATAGATACAATTTGTTATTTTGCGGATTAGTATCTCTTTTATTATGGATGTTATGAGTTTGTTGGGTCTGTTTTATGTCGAAATTTCTCTGGATTTAAAATGTTGAATTTTGAGACTTATTCGATGATTTGTtgagtttgtttgttttgtttcaattATGAAGTATTGTAGTTATGTTGAGACAGTCAAAGTTACATCCATTGTTGACCGTTGGTATCAATGGATTCCGAAACTAAACAAACtgttaaattcaaaaaatagaatCATTTAAACAAGTGGTTTGAGTTTGTGTCTGCGGACATGAACACCCGAACACAGTGTTTTCCGTCCACATTGCAACCCGAACACAGAGGGCGTTAGAAAGCCCCGAGTAAGACTGAAACGACATTTAGATTCTTACATAGCAATTGTCTGAATCCGGTAGTACTACAAAGTAGAAAGAGTGAGATTACAGGAATTTCCAATAGAGGCATAAAACTCGCCAACCCTAATAATGTTTATAGGAACTTCCAGTAGATGCATGCAATTGCTCCAACAATTGCAACAGCCGCTAGAAAGTTCTGGGTGGTGTCACTGTCGCCAAGCTGTGTTGGAACCATGTTCGAACTTAGGATAGCATCAAACTCTTGTTTAATCTCTCTTCTGGCTTCAAGCATGTCTTGTTTCATCTGCGAGACCTGTTCATCCAGCTTGAACAAACACTCAGCCTTGTGTTCAGCTATCTGGTCAGCTAAGGTTTTGTTTAGAGTGTGATAGTCGTGTAGGAGATCGATGAATTTGGCATCCACCATCCTAACTTCGTCTAGAATGGCTTCGTCTTCCCATTTGAAGAGGTGTGACTCAGTTTTTCTCTGAAATCATAAATGGACAGGACAGACGAATTACGATATATTAATCTTGGGGGTGTTAGTGTCGTAGATTGGAAGTAGCGATAACTTACGAAGTGCAACTTCGCATCGGTAGAATCAGCGGAaagggttttcttttgtttctgaaGCCCATACAACGATGCCTTTCCCACACCAGCATTTAGTTGGGACGCCGTGAACTGTCCGGCGTGACGCGGGTCGCGAAGACGTAGATGAAGAGGTGCTCATCGAACTGGATGGGGCAGATTTGAAAGAAGGAAACAAGGTTTGGTAGTAGAGAGGATAAAATCACTTATGTTTCTAGTGGAGATGAAACCCTAATTGAGATCTGCGGCGTAAGGTTTGTGAGAATTATTTTTGGAGAAGACCGGTTTATTGAGGGTGGTCAAACCGGCCGGTATGGACATAATTTCGGTTTAATTAGCTAAGATTTGGCTATTTCGGTTTCTCATTTCTAGTAGATAAGACTACAATAAGGAAACCAACTCTGTTCAGACAGTACTAGTAACGAAAAAGAGAAAAACCAGTAAACATGACACCGAAATCGTAGCAACATTGACAGAGAGGGGAACATAGTTTCCCAAACAAAGAAAGTAGAAATAGTCatggagagagatagagaaagagatACAACATCAGTCAGACCATCTCAGCTGTGATCAAAGCATTGGTGGAGCATGATAGGCAGGTAGAACGATGGTCTTGTAGACATCCATTGCGTATTGTTTTCGAAGGTCGTCCACATCTGTGTCTGTGATACCTGACATCTGTGGATCTGGATCACCGTGAGCATGGAGCTCCATGAACTTGATACTGAGTGGTCCACAATCACTTCCACGCTCGTTGATGTCTTTCATCCTCTTCGAGTAAAAAGGCTTAAGACCACGGAACTGAGTCTGCTGTGGTTTGGCTACCTTCTTGACGAGGTACGGGAGTGAAGTGAGTAGACCCTCCATAAACTTCACAACCTTTTTATCTGCGTACAGCGATGGTTGGGGATCCATAATCTCGACGTATCCCATGTCGAGGTTTATCGCTAGGCCCACCCAGTGTCTATCTCCCCATATCATTGGAGTGTATATTGTGACCATATCTTCCATCCACTTCTTCCCCGGCTTAAGCACCAAGTCAGTGAGGTTGTTATCCCATTTGAATATGTCTTTCCTCCTAATCAGTTTGAACCTCTTCCACACCTCCTGAATACTTGATGTTAGGAATGGTGTTGTGAACGCAAGCTTCTCCCTCCCAGCGAGCATGTACATCAAAATCTCCATGTGCTACATCATGATGAAAACCCACGAAAAATGCCCCCGAATAATTGTTGCCATAGGAGAACAGTTTGTACCTGACTCTGATCGAAGTTAAGCACAGGGATTGAGATCCGTCTGGATGTCGCGGTAGCCGCGAACGCATTGACAGTGGCTGCATACTCTTCAAAACCGCTGCTTTTCGTGGGAGAGGTATCTGGAGTGATAGGATGTGGTGGAGGTTGATCATCTCTACGCGTTGAAGTGTCGTAAAGTGGATTTTCCAGTGATGCAGCCTCAGGACTAATGGGCTCGAAAATTTCAAGACCTTCATTCAGGAGGTGGTGGAAGGGGGGACTGTTTGGATGATCAGCAGCAGTGTAGATGGTGGGTCCGGATCTCCTGCGGGAATTATTTTGAAGATCCAAAACCAAAAGACTTGTAAATGACAGGTGGTGACTCTGGAGTGTACAgccaagggggagtttgagaaGGAGAAGCTGCGAGTGGTAAGGATCTTACGGGTGTAGTGCCTTCTTCTGGAGGAACAGACTCTTTGGGCTTTGGAGAGTTGTGGACAGGAAGCAGGCTGTGTTCGGTGTGTTCAGTCCTGTTGTGGTCAGGAAGAGTGTGTTCAATGTCCATGGGTTGGAGATCTGTGTGTGCAGGGCTACTGTGGACAGGGGATTTGTGTCCTGGTCTGCCGTATTGCTGAGCTTCGTATTGGCTGATCACAGAGGAGCTGCAGTTAGTGGGGTCTTCCTCCATAGGTGTCGGACATTCCGGGGCGTGAACGATAATAGTTAGATACGACATGAGTAATGGAACTACTGATTtggttttgttaaaaaaaaaagaaagtaccGTTGTAGGTGCTTGAGCCTCTGTAGTGTGATCTTCCTTGTCAGTCTGACAACCTCTAGATTGAAGATTAGCTTGACGGTCAGCCGATATGAGGGTGTGAAAAGCTGTTCGTCTGCTGTGGTTCCGTGTCTTCCTACGTTTGATCATCGCCTTGAAATCTTTCCAAAGTTTGGAGACCTGTGAGGAAACCTTAGTCAACAACCTAACAATCGGGTCGTTGGTGATGGGGTTGGAAGCTGTTTTGGGGAAGTAGTTGCTGATCCTTCTCTGCTTGCGGGAAGATGGTGGCTTGTTAATGGTCTTGGTGGGTTTTAGAACATGCCTCCTCGGTGCTGGTTGCTCCTTCGAAGGTTTATATATCAGTTTAGTACACCCCCTGAATCCACCAGGCCATAGATGCTTCTTGAATGGATGGTTGTTCGCTATGAGGCTCTCCATGTACGTAACACGGTCGTCAACAGCGACGTCGGGCCAGACTCCCCATCCCTGTTGTGGTTGCATCCGAATAGGTATCAGAGAGGTCACTGCAagctgaaaataaaacaatgaaaCACACAACGATCAGTTTTCTAGGGTtctatcaaaaaagaaaaagtagttAGTGGAAGGCCACTACTTACATTATGCTCAGCTTCAACGCGTAGTATGTCGTTGTAGCTGATGTTCGAGTGCAAAGGCAGATGGGGTTATTCGAGATCGCTGATTGAAAGCGTGTCTAAGGGGGCTGGGATTAAGGACTGCAATTGCGGAACAGCCTGAAATGCAAGGAGTTGCAAAGCTAGTGGAAACCCCTGAAGACGGTATGTTTCCTGTTTCAGCAGTTTGACAAGCTCGCCAGCAGGGTCTTCGCAATCCAAAGGCGGTTTCATGCAATTGATGGTCTTGAGGAATGACTCTCTGCCCCAGGGGTGCTGGCAGAAAGCGTCGACGTCCTGAACCATCTTTACGTACTTCAGA
This genomic stretch from Raphanus sativus cultivar WK10039 chromosome 3, ASM80110v3, whole genome shotgun sequence harbors:
- the LOC108845046 gene encoding uncharacterized protein LOC108845046; its protein translation is MVLEDLRVTSSYMKCYRAKEKAIVADLETEVDDDGDERFLYLFLAFGASIAGFKHLRRVLVIDGTHLGGKYKGVLLTASGQDANFQIFPLAFAVVDSEDTDAWMWFLQKVERILADSPTLAIISDCATSISNAVKCVYPLAQHGACIVHLARNVNSRYSSKHLAKMVTEAATAYRIRDYRDKFSKVRATNSACGVYLGKIGFGHWSRANFRGERYNIMTSNIAEQLNNALVEGRSSPIMELVIFIQRMMTRWFSARRKKAEKHRGVVSVEVDKEMTKNMATMKGSKFGSKERVMLAEKKCDCKYFDRIQITCGHAMIAADSLGLTYEPLVGHWYKTTTWRETYAGLISPEGDPKDVDVPEDVKEGCDAAVNLKAARSP